The sequence CACGCTTCGGCAATAATAGATAAAAGCGCCACAATAGAAGATAATGTTGAAATAGGCGCTTATTCGTGCATAGGCCCTAACGTAATTATAAAATCCGGAACCGTTATAGGAACAAATGTTTACATAGAACATTGCGAAATCGGCTCCAATTGTAAAATTTTTCACGGCGCGTCCGTTGGAACGCCTCCGCAGGATTTGGGATATAAAAACGAGCCTTCAAAAGCTTATATCGGCGACGGCACAACGTTAAGAGAGTTTGTAACAATTAACAGAGGCAGCGCTAAAACAGGCAAAACCATTATCGGCAAAAACTGTTATTTTATGACTGCTTCCCACGCGGCGCACGACACAAGAATAGGCGACAACGTAATTATGGCAAATAATACTTCCGCCGCCGGGCACGTTGAAATAGGCGACAATGCTTTTGTAAGCGGCAACGTGGGCATTCACCAGTTTTGCAGAATAGGCAAAGGTTCTATGACAGGCGTAGGCACTTCTGTAACCATGGACATAATTCCTTACGCTTTATGCGCAGGCTACAGAGCGCAGCTAAACGGATTAAATCTTGTAGGAATGAAAAGACGCAAAATGACTGCAGATGAAATTAACGACGTAAAAGACGCTTATAAAACTCTTTTTGCGTCAAAACTTTTGCTAAACGACGCGCTTGCAAAACTTTCGCAAAGCGGTTCCGTTTACGTAAAAGAAATCGTTGAATTTATAAAAACCTCTAAAAGAGGAATAGCAAGACCGGAATAATAACAATGAAAAATATAGGGCTTATCGCAGGCAACGGAAGGTTTCCTTTTTTGGCCGCTCAAGAAATAAAAAAAAGCGGCGATAAAGTTATCTGCATTGCGTTAAAAGAAGAAGCCGACCCTGCGCTTGAAAAAATTTGCGATAAAACCTATTGGTTTCATATGGGAAAATCGCAAAAAATTATAGATGCGTTAAAACGCGAAAACGTTAAAACGGTAATAATGGCAGGGCAGGTAAAGCACGTTAGAATTTATTCGCTTTTTAATTTAGATTTCCGCGCGGCAAAACTTATTGCAAGTTTGGTCAACAAAAAAACAGACACCATTTTGGGCGCAATAGCTAACGAATTTAAAAAAGATGGAATAAAACTTTTGCCGTCTCATTATTATTTAAAAAATTTTATGGCAAAAAAAGGGCTTATATCGGGTAAAAAATTAAGTTCGTCCGAGAGTAAAGACGTTGCGTTCGGTTTTAAAATAGCAAAAGGTATAGCCGGTCTTGACATAGGGCAAACCGCGGTGGTTAAAGATCGCTCTGTTTTAGCCATAGAATCTATAGAAGGAACCGACGAATGCATAAAAAGAGCGTATAAATTCGGCGGGAAAAACGCCATTGTAATAAAGGTGGCAAAACCGAAACAAGATTTTAGATTTGACGTTCCCGTAATAGGCGTGCGTACAATAGACGTGTTAAAAGAAAATAAAATTCGCGCTATGGCCGTTGAATCCGGCTCAACATTAATACTTGATAAAGACGAGTTAGTAAAAAAAGCAAATAAAGCCGGCGTAACAATTATTGCAATATAAATATGAAAGATATCGGAACGCAAACCATTGAAACAGAAAGATTTATTTTAAGACGCGTAACTTTAGACGATGCGCAGACCATGTTTGATTTTTGCAGCAACGAAGACGTGGCAAAATATATGAACTGGCCGGCGCATAAAGACATAAGCGTTACAAAAAAAGTTATTTCAGATTGGCTCAACAATTATTCAAAAGAAGATTTTTATCAGTGGGCTATAGAAGATAAATCTTCAAAACAAATGATAGGGCTTATAAGCTATCACGATATAAACAAAAGAATAGAAAGCGCTTCCATAGGCTATTGTCTGTCAAAAAAGTTTTGGAATAAAGGCGTAATGACGGAAGTTGCTCTTGCGGGAAACAATTTTATGCTAACCAAAGCCGGCTATAACAGAATTGAAGGATATCACGACGTAGAAAATCCGCCTTCCGGAAAAGTTATGCAAAAGTGCAATATGCGTTTTGAAGGGCTTCGCAGAAACGGCGGAAAATATGACGACGGAAGATTTTGTAACGTTAATGTTTATTCTATAATAAAATCCGATTTAAAATAGAGGGAAAAATGATTAACATTGCCGCTCCGGTTATAGGACAAAAAGAAAGAAAACTAATAAATGAAGTTTTAGATTCAAGAATTTTAGCCGCGGGAAAATATGTAACGCAGTTTGAACAGTCTTTTGCAAAATATTCCGGCGCAAAATTCGGCATTGCAAACGCAAACGGCACAACATCTCTTCACACGGCGCTTTTAATGTGCGGTGTTAAAGCCGGCGATAAAGTAGTTACAACGCCATTTTCTTTTATTGCCACCTCAAACTCTATTCTTTTTTGCGGCGCAAAACCTGTTTTTGCGGATATTGAACCCGAAACTTTTAACATAAGCGCCGATTCGCTTGAAAAAATTCTTAAAAAAGAAAAGAACGTTAAAGCTGTGGTAATTGTTCACCTTTACGGACTTCCTTGCGATATGGACGCAATACTTAAACTTAAGAAAAAATATAAATTTAAACTTATAGAAGACGCGTGTCAGGCTCACGGAGCTCAATATAAAAATAAGAAAGTTGGCTCTTTCGGCGACGCTGCGGCATTTTCTTTTTACGCCACTAAAAACATGATGACGGGCGAAGGCGGCATAACTCTTACCAACGATGCAAAAGCAGACAAATACGGCAGACAAATTATAAACCACGGAAGAGACGGGCATTCCACATTTACGGTTTTAGGATACAATTACAGACTTACAAATTTAGCGGCGGCAATCGGCATTGCGCAGCTTGAGCAGCTTGAAAGCTGGATAGCAAAAAGAATTTCAAACGCAAATAAATACAACGAAGCGTTTAAAGATTTAGCTTTTTTACAAACGCCGATAGTGCCTTTAAAAACAAGGCATGTGTTTCATCAATATACAATAAGAATAAATCCGGCTGAACGCGAAAAATTCATGCAATATTTAAAAGATAACGGCGTGGGCTGCGGAATTTATTACGACTGCGTTTTATATAAACAGCCTTATTATAAACAGCTCGGATATAAATCCGGGCTTTGCCCTAATGCCGAACAAGCCGCAAAAGAAGCCGTATCTTTGCCGGTTCACCCGTCATTGTCGGCAGCCGACGTTCAAAGAGTTATAGATGTTGTAAGAGGATATAAAAAATGAACATCGTTAAAACCGCAGTTATCGGCGCGGGCTCTTTAGGTCAGCACCACGCCAGAATTCTCGGTCAGCACCCCGGCTCTAAACTTGAATACGTTGTAGATACCGACGTTAAACGCGGCGAAAAAATAGCCAAAGCCAACAACGCGCAGCACATAACGGATTTTAATTTTCTTATAGGAAAAGTTGACGCTGCGGTTATTTCAGCGCCCACGCAGTTTCATTATGCAATTGCAAAACCTCTTTTGGAAAGCGGAGTTCACTGCCTTGTTGAAAAACCGTTTACATTAGATGTCGCGCAGGCGGAAGAACTTATAGAAATAGCTCAAAAGAAAAATTTAGTTTTGCAGGTGGGACATGTTGAAAGATTTAACCCTGCAATAATAGCGGCGGCGCCGTTTGTCAACAATCCTAAATTTATTGAAATAAACAGACTGGGGCCTTATGACCCCAGAACCGCGCATATCGGCGTTGTTTTAGATTTAATGGTTCACGATTTAGATATGCTGTTTTATCTTGTTAAAGATAAAGTTGTTTCTCTTGAAGCGCACGGCGCAAAAGTTTTGTCAGACACCGAAGACATTGCAAAGGTGCGTTTAAAATTTGCAAACGGCTGCGTTGCGGACGTTTCCGCAAGCAGAATTACAATAGACAGATACAGAAAAATAAGAATTTTCCAGCCGGACGCTTACATATCGGTAGATTATGCCGGAAAGAGCGTAAAAATATACAAGCAAAAAGAAGGCGTCCAAAAAATGACTTCTCTTTTAGACATAGAAATCAAAAAACCTAAAATTCCTTCCAATGAACCGTTATTTTACGAGCTTGACAACTTCCTTACAAGTATTATAGACGGTAAAAAACCAGCCGTTGCCGGCGAACAGGGCAGAGACGCCGTAGAGCTTGCGTTAAATATTTTAAAGCACATGGTATTTTAATGCCAAACAACAGAATATTTATATCAGCGGGAGATTTGTCCGGCGAAATACATGCCGCAAATTTAATTCGCGAAATAAAAAAAATTGCTCCTTCCTGTTTTATTGAGTCTGCCGGAGGGGATAATTTAAAATCCGTTTCCGACAGCTTCATTGAAGACATAGTAAACATAAACGCTTTCGGATTTTTTGTTGTAAACCAAATTTTTTTCTTAAAAAAAGTTTTAAAAAAAATTGAAAACAGCTTTAAAGAAAATAAACCCGACAAAGTAATTCTTGTGGATTATTACGGTTTCAATATATTTGTAGGCCGTCTTGCAAAGAAATTTAATATTCCGGTATATTATTACGTTAGTCCGCAGGTGTGGGCGTCGCGCGCGGGAAGAATAAAAAAACTCAAAGAAGTTGTTCGTAAAATGTTTGTAATTTTTCCGTTTGAAGAGAAATTATACAAAGATAACGGCGTGGATGCGGTTTTTGTGGGAAATCCTTTAATAGATAAAATATCCGC is a genomic window of Endomicrobium proavitum containing:
- the lpxA gene encoding acyl-ACP--UDP-N-acetylglucosamine O-acyltransferase translates to MIHASAIIDKSATIEDNVEIGAYSCIGPNVIIKSGTVIGTNVYIEHCEIGSNCKIFHGASVGTPPQDLGYKNEPSKAYIGDGTTLREFVTINRGSAKTGKTIIGKNCYFMTASHAAHDTRIGDNVIMANNTSAAGHVEIGDNAFVSGNVGIHQFCRIGKGSMTGVGTSVTMDIIPYALCAGYRAQLNGLNLVGMKRRKMTADEINDVKDAYKTLFASKLLLNDALAKLSQSGSVYVKEIVEFIKTSKRGIARPE
- a CDS encoding LpxI family protein; protein product: MKNIGLIAGNGRFPFLAAQEIKKSGDKVICIALKEEADPALEKICDKTYWFHMGKSQKIIDALKRENVKTVIMAGQVKHVRIYSLFNLDFRAAKLIASLVNKKTDTILGAIANEFKKDGIKLLPSHYYLKNFMAKKGLISGKKLSSSESKDVAFGFKIAKGIAGLDIGQTAVVKDRSVLAIESIEGTDECIKRAYKFGGKNAIVIKVAKPKQDFRFDVPVIGVRTIDVLKENKIRAMAVESGSTLILDKDELVKKANKAGVTIIAI
- a CDS encoding GNAT family N-acetyltransferase, producing the protein MKDIGTQTIETERFILRRVTLDDAQTMFDFCSNEDVAKYMNWPAHKDISVTKKVISDWLNNYSKEDFYQWAIEDKSSKQMIGLISYHDINKRIESASIGYCLSKKFWNKGVMTEVALAGNNFMLTKAGYNRIEGYHDVENPPSGKVMQKCNMRFEGLRRNGGKYDDGRFCNVNVYSIIKSDLK
- a CDS encoding DegT/DnrJ/EryC1/StrS family aminotransferase; translated protein: MINIAAPVIGQKERKLINEVLDSRILAAGKYVTQFEQSFAKYSGAKFGIANANGTTSLHTALLMCGVKAGDKVVTTPFSFIATSNSILFCGAKPVFADIEPETFNISADSLEKILKKEKNVKAVVIVHLYGLPCDMDAILKLKKKYKFKLIEDACQAHGAQYKNKKVGSFGDAAAFSFYATKNMMTGEGGITLTNDAKADKYGRQIINHGRDGHSTFTVLGYNYRLTNLAAAIGIAQLEQLESWIAKRISNANKYNEAFKDLAFLQTPIVPLKTRHVFHQYTIRINPAEREKFMQYLKDNGVGCGIYYDCVLYKQPYYKQLGYKSGLCPNAEQAAKEAVSLPVHPSLSAADVQRVIDVVRGYKK
- a CDS encoding Gfo/Idh/MocA family protein, with the translated sequence MNIVKTAVIGAGSLGQHHARILGQHPGSKLEYVVDTDVKRGEKIAKANNAQHITDFNFLIGKVDAAVISAPTQFHYAIAKPLLESGVHCLVEKPFTLDVAQAEELIEIAQKKNLVLQVGHVERFNPAIIAAAPFVNNPKFIEINRLGPYDPRTAHIGVVLDLMVHDLDMLFYLVKDKVVSLEAHGAKVLSDTEDIAKVRLKFANGCVADVSASRITIDRYRKIRIFQPDAYISVDYAGKSVKIYKQKEGVQKMTSLLDIEIKKPKIPSNEPLFYELDNFLTSIIDGKKPAVAGEQGRDAVELALNILKHMVF